Proteins encoded in a region of the Triticum dicoccoides isolate Atlit2015 ecotype Zavitan chromosome 3A, WEW_v2.0, whole genome shotgun sequence genome:
- the LOC119268268 gene encoding serine/threonine-protein phosphatase 6 regulatory subunit 3-like isoform X1, with translation MFWRMTGLSAASPVDTILDKENFTLEELLDEDEIIQECKALNTRLINFLRDKAQVEQLLRYVVEEVPDDAEKKRSFKFPFIACEIFTCEIDVILRTLVEDEELMDLLFSFVKPDHPHSTLLSGYFSKVVICLMLRKTAPLMNYVQEHPEIVVQLVDLIGITSVMEVLIRLIGADETIYSNYADTMQWLENTDVLGMIADKFSSSDSPEVHANAAEILCAVTRCAPPSLASKICSPSFVGRLFCHALEGSRPKSVLVHSLSVCISLLDPKRLASASYQAFRSNVSHGALVTASPETVDGMLESLGNLLNLLDTSAAENVLPTTYGCLRPPLGKHRLKIVEFISVLLTVGSETAEQELISQSAIKRSIDLFFEYPYNNFLHHHVENIIVSCLEGKRTELVEHVLNECDIVGKILAADKLSSLATESNGPTVPSEGKTPSKIGNVGHMTRIANKLIQLGNSNSTIQTHLQGNSEWVEWQTDVLVRRNEVENVYHWACGRPTSLHDRGRDSDDDDFRDRDYDVAALANNLSQAFRYGIYSNDDIEEAQGSLERDDEDVYFDDESAEVVISSLRLGDDPDGSSLFTNSNWFTFDGERGINDRLAASVPSSSPNSEEASPDTKEADDGEAIGTEDQMETLGLGNGPAKEAEDAAECTKQTNLSTENEQLESAEGTERHPDVSFHGTEASTDEAASEASTDEAASEAAESSVPATETQAERTVDKPAGSSDLDNPISEASPDPDVNGSDLAGSALSSEQAVRNEDVEVPTKTDAVVDTEMKTDTVVETDAVGDVGVKADAVVEVPSKEVSAVDVEAKTGAAEAKE, from the exons atgtTCTGGCGCATGACCGGTCTCTCCGCGGCCTCGCCC GTGGATACAATCCTAGACAAGGAAAATTTTACACTTGAAGAACTTCTTGATGAGGATGAAATTATTCAAGAGTGCAAAGCACTGAACACCCGACTCATAAATTT CCTGCGTGACAAGGCCCAGGTGGAACAATTGCTTCGTTATGTTGTTGAAGAAGTTCCGGATGACGCTGAAAAAAAGCGCTCTTTCAA GTTCCCTTTCATTGCTTGTGAGATATTTACTTGTGAAATCGATgtcattttgaggaccctagtagaagATGAAGAG TTAATGGATTTGCTTTTCTCATTTGTGAAACCTGACCATCCACACAGCACATTATTATCTGGTTACTTCAGTAAG GTGGTAATTTGTTTGATGCTGCGGAAGACTGCCCCACTAATGAATTATGTTCAG GAGCATCCAGAGATTGTTGTCCAACTTGTTGACCTGATTGGCATCACATCTGTAATGGAG GTGCTGATACGCCTGATTGGTGCTGATGAGACCATATATTCAAACTATGCTGATACAATGCAGTGGTTAGAAAATACAGATGTTCTTGGAATGATCGCAGATAAATTTAGCTCATCG GACTCTCCTGAAGTGCATGCCAATGCTGCCGAAATTCTTTGTGCTGTGACTCGATGTGCACCTCCATCTCTCGCTTCAAAGATATGCAGTCCAAG TTTTGTTGGGAGGTTGTTCTGCCATGCTCTTGAAGGATCAAGACCCAAGTCTGTGCTGGTTCATTCATTGTCAGTGTGCATATCTTTACTGGACCCAAAAAGATTGGCATCAGCTTCCTATCAAGCATTCAGAAGCAACGTAAGCCATGGGGCATTGGTCACTGCCAGTCCTGAGACAGTTGATGGTATGCTCGAGAGTCTAG GTAATTTGCTGAACTTATTGGACACCTCTGCTGCTGAAAATGTTTTGCCTACAACTTATGGATGTTTACGCCCACCTCTGGGGAAGCATCGACTGAAG ATTGTGGAGTTCATCTCTGTTTTGCTGACAGTTGGCAGTGAAACTGCTGAACAGGAGCTAATCAGCCAATCGGCAATAAAGCGCTCCATTGACTTATTCTTTGA GTACCCTTATAACAACTTTTTGCACCATCATGTCGAGAATATAATTGTTTCTTGCCTGGAGGGTAAAAGAACAGAACTTGTCGAACATGTTCTTAATGAATGTGACATTGTTGGTAAAATTCTTGCTGCCGACAAGCTTTCTTCTTTGGCAACAGAATCTAATGGG CCTACTGTGCCGTCTGAAGGGAAAACCCCTTCAAAAATTGGgaatgttggtcacatgacaagaATAGCCAATAAACTCATTCAGTTGGGAAATAGCAACAGCACAATCCAGACTCACCTGCAG GGTAACAGTGAGTGGGTTGAATGGCAGACAGATGTTCTGGTCAGGCGAAATGAGGTGGAGAATGTTTATCATTGGGCTTGTGG ACGCCCAACCTCGCTTCATGACCGTGGTagggatagtgatgatgatgacttCCGAGACAGGGATTATGATGTTGCAGCTCTGGCCAATAACTTGAGCCAGGCATTCCGCTATGGGATATACAGCAATGATGACATTGAAGAG GCACAAGGGTCACTTGAACGTGATGATGAG GATGTCTATTTTGATGACGAATCAGCTGAGGTTGTAATATCTTCCCTGCGTCTGGGAGATGATCCAGACGG CAGTTCCCTCTTTACAAATTCGAATTGGTTCACGTTTGATGGAGAGAGAGGTATCAATGAccgtttagctgcctctgttccttcGTCCTCACCCAACTCTGAGGAGGCTTCCCCAGACACCAAGGAAGCTGATGATGGTGAAGCAATTGGCACTGAGGATCAAATGGAAACTTTGGGTCTTGGAAATGGTCCTGCTAAGGAGGCCGAAGATGCTGCAGAATGTACCAAACAGACAAATTTGAGCACTGAGAATGAGCAACTAGAAAGTGCAGAAGGTACTGAGCGGCATCCGGATGTTTCATTTCATGGTACTGAAGCTAGCACAGACGAAGCTGCCTCTGAAGCTAGCACAGACGAAGCTGCCTCTGAAGCAGCTGAATCTTCAGTCCCAGCTACTGAGACACAGGCAGAGAGAACAGTTGATAAACCAGCTGGCTCATCTGATTTGGACAATCCTATCTCTGAAGCTTCACCCGATCCTGATGTCAATGGGAGTGATTTGGCTGGCTCGGCATTATCTTCTGAGCAAGCTGTCCGTAACGAAGATGTGGAGGTACCGACCAAGACTGATGCAGTCGTGGATACTGAAATGAAAACTGATACAGTCGTGGAAACTGATGCAGTCGGGGATGTTGGAGTGAAAGCTGATGCAGTCGTGGAGGTACCAAGCAAGGAAGTATCTGCCGTGGATGTTGAAGCTAAAACTGGCGCAGCAGAAGCAAAAGAGTGA
- the LOC119268268 gene encoding serine/threonine-protein phosphatase 6 regulatory subunit 3-like isoform X2 — protein sequence MFWRMTGLSAASPVDTILDKENFTLEELLDEDEIIQECKALNTRLINFLRDKAQVEQLLRYVVEEVPDDAEKKRSFKFPFIACEIFTCEIDVILRTLVEDEELMDLLFSFVKPDHPHSTLLSGYFSKVVICLMLRKTAPLMNYVQEHPEIVVQLVDLIGITSVMEVLIRLIGADETIYSNYADTMQWLENTDVLGMIADKFSSSDSPEVHANAAEILCAVTRCAPPSLASKICSPSFVGRLFCHALEGSRPKSVLVHSLSVCISLLDPKRLASASYQAFRSNVSHGALVTASPETVDGMLESLGNLLNLLDTSAAENVLPTTYGCLRPPLGKHRLKIVEFISVLLTVGSETAEQELISQSAIKRSIDLFFEYPYNNFLHHHVENIIVSCLEGKRTELVEHVLNECDIVGKILAADKLSSLATESNGPTVPSEGKTPSKIGNVGHMTRIANKLIQLGNSNSTIQTHLQGNSEWVEWQTDVLVRRNEVENVYHWACGRPTSLHDRGRDSDDDDFRDRDYDVAALANNLSQAFRYGIYSNDDIEEAQGSLERDDEDVYFDDESAEVVISSLRLGDDPDGSLFTNSNWFTFDGERGINDRLAASVPSSSPNSEEASPDTKEADDGEAIGTEDQMETLGLGNGPAKEAEDAAECTKQTNLSTENEQLESAEGTERHPDVSFHGTEASTDEAASEASTDEAASEAAESSVPATETQAERTVDKPAGSSDLDNPISEASPDPDVNGSDLAGSALSSEQAVRNEDVEVPTKTDAVVDTEMKTDTVVETDAVGDVGVKADAVVEVPSKEVSAVDVEAKTGAAEAKE from the exons atgtTCTGGCGCATGACCGGTCTCTCCGCGGCCTCGCCC GTGGATACAATCCTAGACAAGGAAAATTTTACACTTGAAGAACTTCTTGATGAGGATGAAATTATTCAAGAGTGCAAAGCACTGAACACCCGACTCATAAATTT CCTGCGTGACAAGGCCCAGGTGGAACAATTGCTTCGTTATGTTGTTGAAGAAGTTCCGGATGACGCTGAAAAAAAGCGCTCTTTCAA GTTCCCTTTCATTGCTTGTGAGATATTTACTTGTGAAATCGATgtcattttgaggaccctagtagaagATGAAGAG TTAATGGATTTGCTTTTCTCATTTGTGAAACCTGACCATCCACACAGCACATTATTATCTGGTTACTTCAGTAAG GTGGTAATTTGTTTGATGCTGCGGAAGACTGCCCCACTAATGAATTATGTTCAG GAGCATCCAGAGATTGTTGTCCAACTTGTTGACCTGATTGGCATCACATCTGTAATGGAG GTGCTGATACGCCTGATTGGTGCTGATGAGACCATATATTCAAACTATGCTGATACAATGCAGTGGTTAGAAAATACAGATGTTCTTGGAATGATCGCAGATAAATTTAGCTCATCG GACTCTCCTGAAGTGCATGCCAATGCTGCCGAAATTCTTTGTGCTGTGACTCGATGTGCACCTCCATCTCTCGCTTCAAAGATATGCAGTCCAAG TTTTGTTGGGAGGTTGTTCTGCCATGCTCTTGAAGGATCAAGACCCAAGTCTGTGCTGGTTCATTCATTGTCAGTGTGCATATCTTTACTGGACCCAAAAAGATTGGCATCAGCTTCCTATCAAGCATTCAGAAGCAACGTAAGCCATGGGGCATTGGTCACTGCCAGTCCTGAGACAGTTGATGGTATGCTCGAGAGTCTAG GTAATTTGCTGAACTTATTGGACACCTCTGCTGCTGAAAATGTTTTGCCTACAACTTATGGATGTTTACGCCCACCTCTGGGGAAGCATCGACTGAAG ATTGTGGAGTTCATCTCTGTTTTGCTGACAGTTGGCAGTGAAACTGCTGAACAGGAGCTAATCAGCCAATCGGCAATAAAGCGCTCCATTGACTTATTCTTTGA GTACCCTTATAACAACTTTTTGCACCATCATGTCGAGAATATAATTGTTTCTTGCCTGGAGGGTAAAAGAACAGAACTTGTCGAACATGTTCTTAATGAATGTGACATTGTTGGTAAAATTCTTGCTGCCGACAAGCTTTCTTCTTTGGCAACAGAATCTAATGGG CCTACTGTGCCGTCTGAAGGGAAAACCCCTTCAAAAATTGGgaatgttggtcacatgacaagaATAGCCAATAAACTCATTCAGTTGGGAAATAGCAACAGCACAATCCAGACTCACCTGCAG GGTAACAGTGAGTGGGTTGAATGGCAGACAGATGTTCTGGTCAGGCGAAATGAGGTGGAGAATGTTTATCATTGGGCTTGTGG ACGCCCAACCTCGCTTCATGACCGTGGTagggatagtgatgatgatgacttCCGAGACAGGGATTATGATGTTGCAGCTCTGGCCAATAACTTGAGCCAGGCATTCCGCTATGGGATATACAGCAATGATGACATTGAAGAG GCACAAGGGTCACTTGAACGTGATGATGAG GATGTCTATTTTGATGACGAATCAGCTGAGGTTGTAATATCTTCCCTGCGTCTGGGAGATGATCCAGACGG TTCCCTCTTTACAAATTCGAATTGGTTCACGTTTGATGGAGAGAGAGGTATCAATGAccgtttagctgcctctgttccttcGTCCTCACCCAACTCTGAGGAGGCTTCCCCAGACACCAAGGAAGCTGATGATGGTGAAGCAATTGGCACTGAGGATCAAATGGAAACTTTGGGTCTTGGAAATGGTCCTGCTAAGGAGGCCGAAGATGCTGCAGAATGTACCAAACAGACAAATTTGAGCACTGAGAATGAGCAACTAGAAAGTGCAGAAGGTACTGAGCGGCATCCGGATGTTTCATTTCATGGTACTGAAGCTAGCACAGACGAAGCTGCCTCTGAAGCTAGCACAGACGAAGCTGCCTCTGAAGCAGCTGAATCTTCAGTCCCAGCTACTGAGACACAGGCAGAGAGAACAGTTGATAAACCAGCTGGCTCATCTGATTTGGACAATCCTATCTCTGAAGCTTCACCCGATCCTGATGTCAATGGGAGTGATTTGGCTGGCTCGGCATTATCTTCTGAGCAAGCTGTCCGTAACGAAGATGTGGAGGTACCGACCAAGACTGATGCAGTCGTGGATACTGAAATGAAAACTGATACAGTCGTGGAAACTGATGCAGTCGGGGATGTTGGAGTGAAAGCTGATGCAGTCGTGGAGGTACCAAGCAAGGAAGTATCTGCCGTGGATGTTGAAGCTAAAACTGGCGCAGCAGAAGCAAAAGAGTGA